The Thermodesulfovibrio sp. 3462-1 genome contains the following window.
ATATTTCAAAAAAAGAACTTTTTCAAGCAAGACAAATAATAAGACAATTTTGCAGTGAAGCTGTTAATGCTGTAATAGCTATTGCTAACTTTTCTACAAGTCATACAAATTTTAGAGACTTTCTTACAAAGCTATGCGGTGCAAGATATGCGAGTATGCCACTTTTTGATCCCTCAATGCTTGATGGAGCCATGTGCGCAGACTGGATAAAACTCAATAAAAGAGGGATTGCAATAAAAAAACTTCTTGACAGCATTTCGAAATTATATTTAGAAACACCAAATGGAACAGAAATTGTATTATTTAAAGGAAAAAGAAAAGTTCATATTGATTCAGGAATCTTGAGCAGAAAAGGTTCCTTTGGAAATTTACCTGCTGGAGAAGTATTTTTTGCACCTCTGGAAGGCTCAGCAGAAGGAAAACTCGTAATAGAATGGGCACCTACAAGGAAGCTCAATTTACCTTTGATTTTAAATGTTAAGCAAGGTAAAGTTGTTTCCATAGAAGGAAATGAGCCTTACAAGAGAGAACTTGAAGAAAAATTAAATAAAGTTGAGAATAAAAATATAGCAGAGCTTGGCATAGGCATTAATGACAGAGCAAGCAAGCCTGACAACATTCTTGAGTCAGAAAAAATTCTTGGCACAGTGCATATTGCCTTGGGTGACAATTCATCCTTTGGTGGCAAGATTAGAACGCCATTCCATCAGGATTTTATATTTTTCAATCCCACTTTATATACCATTGACGAAAAAGGACAAAAAATAAAAATTTTAGAAAAAGGTAAATTTCTGGTATAATATGTTTTTATGAAAGCCATTGTTGAAATAGAGTTTAAAGATTTGCCTATAGAAAAAATTCAGAAAATACTTGTTGAGATACTACATGCTCTGAAGGTTTCTGAATATATTGAAAACAGTAAATTCCAGATATTTACACCTGATGGAGTTGTTACTGAAAAATGTATCCTTGAGGCGAGTAAAGTAATCGCCTGAAGAAGAAATCCTCTGCTGTAAGCAGAGCTAACTAAAAATGTCAATAAAAATCGTCTGCCAGAATAAAAAAGCCTATGCTGACTATTTTATTGATGAAACAATTGAAGCTGGAATTGTTCTTACAGGAACTGAGGTAAAGTCTTTAAGACAGGGAAAAGCAAATCTTAAAGATAGTTATGTAATTATAAAAGATGGTGAAGCCTGGCTCCTTAACTGTCACATAAGTCCTTACAGTCATGGCAACATTTACAATCATGATCCGTTGAGAACGAGAAAATTACTGCTTCATAAAAAAGAGATTGAAAGACTGAGAGGCAAAATCCAGCAACGTGGTTACACTCTTATCCCATTAAAGATATACTTCAAAGGTCCCTATGTAAAGGTTGAAATAGCCCTTGCAAGAGGTAGAAAAAAATATGAAAAAAGAGATATAATTAAGAAAAAAGAAGCTCAAAGAGAAATTGAACGTACTCTTAAAAATAAATGATCTTTAACAAGGGGGCGAAAGGACTCGACGGAGGTAGTGAGGGCTAAGCTGCATGCCGTGGTTCCTGCCACCACGTAAAACAGGTAGGAAAAACACAACTGCCAACACAGAATTGGCACTTGCTGCTTAATTAAAAGCAGCCGCCTTCCTGAGTTCTGCTCTGAGGCTCGGGAAAGGTGTCATAAATCAGAGCTACTCTTAAGTGTTTAACCCGACACTTAAGAGAAAATTTAAGGGTTGTAGGCTATGGGTAAGCCTGTGGAAGGGCGTGCCTTTAGCTGGAACTTAAAACTTCCACTAAGCATGTAGATGCTTAGCAGTAGCACCTTCGGACGCGGGTTCGATTCCCGCCGCCTCCACCATATTATACTCTATGATATTCCTTGTCCTTAATAAAATTAAAACATCCTGTATCAAAACTGAAGCTACTTTAGTAAACATAAACCAGGTTAAAGAAGAAAGGTTTCTCTCAGCATCCGATAGTTTATCGCTTATAAACGTCGTTTTTTCAGCTGAGATACCTCTTTTTCAATGTTTAATGCATCCTCTGTGGTTACTATATTAAAATATTGCTAAAAAATTTAAAATTCACATTAAACATAACCAATTGACAAATTACCATTGAATAAGTAAGTATTAATTATGCAAACAAAGCTTACAAAAGAGGAAATAAAGAGGATAATTATTACAGAGCTTCCTAAACTACTTAAGAGGGATGCTCTAACAAGGGAGTATATATCATCACTTTTTAAAGAGAAGTTTGCTGACAAAAAGCAGACTGAGGACAGATTTGAAAAACTGCTAAAAGAATTGCAGGAACAAAGACAGGAATGGAACAAGAGATTTGAACAAACCCAGGCTGAATGGAATAAAAAGTGGGAAGAAAATGAAAAAAAATGGGCTGAATGGAACAAGAGATTTGAACAAACCCAGGCTGAATGGAACAAAAAGTGGGAAGAAAATGAAAAAAAATGGGCTGAATGGAACAAGAGATTTGAACAAACCCAGGCTGAATGGAATAAAAAGTGGGAAGAAAATGAAAAAAAATGGGCTGAATGGAACAAGAGATTTGAACAAACCCAGGCTGAATGGAACAAACGCTGGGAGGAGAATCAGAAAGTTATAAATTCTATACTTGAAGAAATAAAGCTTCTTCACAGAAAGCATGACACCACCATAGGTGCACTTGGTGCAAGATGGGGATTTAGGGCAGAAGCTTCATTTAGAGATGCAATAAAAGGAATACTTGAGGAAAGCTTTCCTGTAAAAGTGCAAAAGTATTTAGCAAAAGATGAGGAAGGAATGGTTTTTGGAAGGCCAGACCAGATAGAGCTTGACCTTATAGTGAAAGATGGAGAGGTAATAGTGGCAGAGATAAAGTCATCCATAAGCAAAGGTGATGTAGCCACATTTTTAAGGAAAGTAAGATTTTACGAGCAAAAGGAAGGGGTAAAGTTAAGCAGAAAGCTATTGATTTCACCTATGATAGATAATGCAGCGAAAGAGTTTGCCTTAAGCTCTGGCATAGAGGTATATGGATATCCAGAGGAAGTAGAGTTTAAAGAGATACAGTCATCCAATTAGAGAAAGTTAACAGTTTTGAAGCTTTTTTTTATTGTTAAAATGTAGATTCCTCTCTCAGTTCGGAATGACTGTATAGAGTGTCATCACGGTGGCATATGTACTGAGCCCTTCGGCTACGCTCATGGTAAACTCCGCAAAGGATTTGCCAGAGAAATTTAACTCCTAAGTTATCCAGAACATGAGCAATGTCTTTTCCTTAGGATGAAGATAATTGAAAACAAGATCATGTTCAGTGCATTGATTTTTAAGTATTTGTAAGTTTTAGAATTCTTGGTTCTTTTATGGCAACCCTGTCTGAAGCAATCGCCATAGGTGAGAAGTGCGGAATAAGTAAAGTATTTGCATGAGCTTTGTTATTCTATGAAAAAACCAATTTTTACAGGAAGCATTGTTGTAAGTCTTTCTGTTTTATAAATAACGCCTAAGGGAATACGATCACCCCATTCAAGGGATTTTTCAAAGGCTCTTATTCTATCAGTTGGATCATAGTCCTTTTCAAGTTTATATATTCTCTGACGATACCATTCAAAGGTATTAATTTTATTAAAGCTCACACAGGGCTGAAGAATATCAACAACTGCAAAGCCTTTATGATTGACCGCTTCTTTTATTATGTATTTCAGATGATCTATGTCTCCTGCAAAGGCTCTTGCAACGAAGCTACAGTTTAAAGCAATTGCCATTGTTAAAGGATTAAACTGCTGTCCCTTTTTCTTAAAAGTTTTCTTTACAATCTCATACATAATTTCAGGATTCATACCAAGCATACCAATAACAGCACCTACTGCTACAGTGTTTGCCATGATCTTGCTTCCGCCATGAGTTTGGGCAAGCTCAAAAAGAGGAAAATCTAAAAAATTGGGTTTATCATACTTTTTCTTGATAAAAGTGGAGTCATAAAGAACATGTGCCTGTGGACTTAGTTCCTTTTCATGCTCTATGATGCTTTCTTTATCAAGGGCAACAATTATATCAACCTTGCTTCTGGAAGCTGTTACAGGTTTATCGGAGATTCTAATCTGATAAAAATTATGTCCGCCTCTTATGCGGGATTCATAGTCCTGATGGGTGAATACATGATAACCTGCATGAGCAAATATATGGGACAGGGTATCCCCCACTGTCTGGATACCCTGCCCTGCTTCTCCACCTATTTTTATGGTGTAATCCATCATGTTGGAGTTACACCATATTTAACAATATTTATTAATGTGTTTTCAGGTTTTGGAAGTCCTGCAATTTCTGTAAAATTCTTGATAAACTGACCTATCGGAACTCCAAGATAAACGCACTTTACATTATTCATACAGTCATCGGCATCCTGTTTATCAAGATGGGTTATAGTTCAGAAGTGCCTTTCTGGAATCTGATTATGTAAGCCTGTTTTTCTTCACTATAGTAAATATTGACATTGAAACCGTGTTCATTTACTTCAGAATACATCTCAAGAATTTTATTCTTTAAATCATCAATTGTGTAAGCCATAATCTCCTCCTATTTTATTCTTTTTTCTACTTCCTGCCAGTTAATATTTTTAAAGAACGCTTCAATATACTCTGCGCGCTTAAGACCATAGTCAATCATAAAAGCATGTTCAAAAACATCCATAATAAGAAGAGGATTGCAACCTGATGGATGTCCTGTATCGTGCTCATTAATCCAGAAATTAAATAATTTCCCTGTTAAAGTATCCTGATACAGAACTACCCATCCAATTCCACGCATTGTTCCTGTTGCTTTGAAGTCTTTAAGCCAGTTTTCAAAGCTGCCAAAGTTTTCATTTATAAGTTTTGCCAACTTGCCATTCTGAGGTAATACACCGTCTCCACCGAGATTTTCAAAATAAAGCTCATGAAGCCTTGCTCCATTCCACTCCCATCCAAGCCTTCTTTTGAGTTCTGCATACTCTGGTGTTGTTGTTTTACCATCATTTAGCATTGCTTTGAGAGTATCAATAACTTTGTTTGTATTTGTTACATAACCCTGATACAAGGTGAAATGATTTTTGAGAAGTATTTCACTAAAACCCTGCATGCCAATTAATTTTGAATAATCCTTTGCCTCATAGGACATAATGACCTCCCATTTTAATATTATTTTTTTATACTCAATATTAACAAATAAATTTTTAATTGTCAATTTATCCTTACACTCGATTTTAGATACTCTTTGCCTTACTCAATGCTCCCATCCTCTGGACTCATTTTTAAAGATTTAAAGACTACATAGTGGGCATCATATTTACTCCAGTCCGTATGAATCAGCCTTTTAGAATCGCAAGGGGATCAATGTCGGATGCACACCACCAAGAATAACAGTAATGCCCTTTTTTCTTATTCTATCAGCAATAGCATAGGCTCTTGGTGCTATAGATGTAGTAGTTTTTTAAGCATATTACTTTTTCAAACCTTAAATGCCCTTCATTAAATCTTTAATTTCTTAAGCCTCAAAGCATTTCCAACAACTGATACAGAACTGAAACTCATGGCAGCTGCTGCCAATACGGGACTTAGAAGAATGCCAAAAAATGGATAGAGAACTCCAGCTGCAATAGGCACTCCAATGGTGTTATATATGAATGCCCAAAAGAGATTTTGTTTTATGTTGCGCATTGTTGCTCTGCTAAGTCGCCTTGCTCGAACAATTCCCATTAAATCACCTTTTACAAGAGTCACATCAGCGCTTTGCATTGCTACATCTGTGCCTGTTCCCATGGCAATACCAACATCTGCCTGTGCAAGAGCTGGTGCGTCATTTATACCATCTCCTGCCATTGCAACTATTCTTCCTTCTTGCTGCAGTTTTTTCACAATCTGAGCCTTTTCTGCAGGTAATACCTCTGCAATTACTTCGTCAATGTTAAGTTTCTTTGCCACTGCCTGTGCAGTTATTTTATTGTCTCCTGTTACCATAAATATGCGAATACCTTCTTTATGAAGGGCATCAATTGCCTGAGCAGTGGTCTGTTTTATTGAATCTGCCACTGCAAGAACTCCCATTACTTTCTCATCTATAGCAACATAAATTACAGTTGCACCTTCAGCACGAAGGCTATCTGCTTTCTTTGAAAGTTCAGAAAAGTCAATACCAAGGTCATCAAGGAGTTTATGATTACCAACAATAATTCTGTAACCATCAATTCTTCCGATTAATCCTTTGCCTGTTATAGATTCAAAATCCATCACATCAGTAAGTTTTATATTTCTTTCCTGAGCAGCCCTGACAATTGCTGAAGCAAAAGGATGTTCACTACTCCTTTCAAGGCTTGCAGCAAAGTAGAGTATTTCATCTTCTTTAAAACCCTGAACAGGAACTATCTCCACAAGCTCTGGTTTCCCAACTGTGAGTGTACCTGTCTTGTCAACCACAACAGTGTCAACCTTTTTCATTAGCTCAATTGCTTCTGCGTTTTTAAATAGCACTCCCATTGTTGCACCTTTTCCCATAGCAACCATTATTGATACAGGTGTGGCAAGTCCAAGAGCACAAGGACAGGCAATAATTAAGACTGCCACTGCATTGATAATTGCATGTGTCATTTTGGGTTCAGGACCAAGCCATGCCCAAACAATAAATGTAATGATTGCCACTGCTACAACTATCTGAACAAAATATGCTGCCACAATGTCTGCAAGTTTTTGCACAGGTGCTCGACTTCTCTGCGCTTCAGAAACCATTCGAACAATCTGTGAAAGTAAAGTATCAGCTCCAACTTTTTCTGCTTTAATTATAAGCATACCTGTTCCATTTACAGTTGCAGCAATTACACGGTCTCCTTTTTCTTTATATACAGGTATTGATTCTCCTGTAATCATTGATTCATCAACATAACTTTTTCCTTCAATTACAATTCCATCAACAGGTATCTTTTCTCCCGGACGAATGCGAATTAAATCTCCTATTTTTACATGATCCACAGGGATATCTTCTTCAATACCATCTTTTATTATCCTGGCAGTTTTTGGAGCAAGTCCAAGAAGTGCCTTTATGGCAGCTGCTGTTTTACTTCTTGCCTTTAATTCAAGCACCTGACCAAGACACAATAACTGCTGCTGCCTCAAAATAAACAGGTACTTCTCCATTTTTTCTGAAGGAAGGGGGGAATATCTCTGGCATGAATGTGGCAACAACGCTATATCCATAGGCTACTCCAACACCAAGACCTATCAATGTAAACATATTTAGGTTTCTGCTTGAGATGGATTGCCAGAAACGAACAAAGAATGGTAATCCACCCCACAGGACAACTGGAGTTGCGACAATAAATTCAAGCCACTTCATAAGTTCATGAGGAAAAAATTTTTTTAATGGCATACTGATTACAGGACCCATTGTGACCAGAATAAGTGGTATTGTTAAAACAAAGCTAATCCAGAATCGTCTTCT
Protein-coding sequences here:
- a CDS encoding DUF3782 domain-containing protein — protein: MQTKLTKEEIKRIIITELPKLLKRDALTREYISSLFKEKFADKKQTEDRFEKLLKELQEQRQEWNKRFEQTQAEWNKKWEENEKKWAEWNKRFEQTQAEWNKKWEENEKKWAEWNKRFEQTQAEWNKKWEENEKKWAEWNKRFEQTQAEWNKRWEENQKVINSILEEIKLLHRKHDTTIGALGARWGFRAEASFRDAIKGILEESFPVKVQKYLAKDEEGMVFGRPDQIELDLIVKDGEVIVAEIKSSISKGDVATFLRKVRFYEQKEGVKLSRKLLISPMIDNAAKEFALSSGIEVYGYPEEVEFKEIQSSN
- the smpB gene encoding SsrA-binding protein SmpB; its protein translation is MSIKIVCQNKKAYADYFIDETIEAGIVLTGTEVKSLRQGKANLKDSYVIIKDGEAWLLNCHISPYSHGNIYNHDPLRTRKLLLHKKEIERLRGKIQQRGYTLIPLKIYFKGPYVKVEIALARGRKKYEKRDIIKKKEAQREIERTLKNK
- a CDS encoding copper-translocating P-type ATPase; the encoded protein is MLELKARSKTAAAIKALLGLAPKTARIIKDGIEEDIPVDHVKIGDLIRIRPGEKIPVDGIVIEGKSYVDESMITGESIPVYKEKGDRVIAATVNGTGMLIIKAEKVGADTLLSQIVRMVSEAQRSRAPVQKLADIVAAYFVQIVVAVAIITFIVWAWLGPEPKMTHAIINAVAVLIIACPCALGLATPVSIMVAMGKGATMGVLFKNAEAIELMKKVDTVVVDKTGTLTVGKPELVEIVPVQGFKEDEILYFAASLERSSEHPFASAIVRAAQERNIKLTDVMDFESITGKGLIGRIDGYRIIVGNHKLLDDLGIDFSELSKKADSLRAEGATVIYVAIDEKVMGVLAVADSIKQTTAQAIDALHKEGIRIFMVTGDNKITAQAVAKKLNIDEVIAEVLPAEKAQIVKKLQQEGRIVAMAGDGINDAPALAQADVGIAMGTGTDVAMQSADVTLVKGDLMGIVRARRLSRATMRNIKQNLFWAFIYNTIGVPIAAGVLYPFFGILLSPVLAAAAMSFSSVSVVGNALRLKKLKI
- a CDS encoding aminopeptidase, with translation MNTQPLINIYKINLKVKKHERVLIFTDTIRADEVLPENEIKRRETLKEIAKHLEKIGKNFAKKIIYAEYPSLGSHGTEPPEQLWRLAFGNKAIDSLKKTNLFEKLLSKNISKKELFQARQIIRQFCSEAVNAVIAIANFSTSHTNFRDFLTKLCGARYASMPLFDPSMLDGAMCADWIKLNKRGIAIKKLLDSISKLYLETPNGTEIVLFKGKRKVHIDSGILSRKGSFGNLPAGEVFFAPLEGSAEGKLVIEWAPTRKLNLPLILNVKQGKVVSIEGNEPYKRELEEKLNKVENKNIAELGIGINDRASKPDNILESEKILGTVHIALGDNSSFGGKIRTPFHQDFIFFNPTLYTIDEKGQKIKILEKGKFLV
- a CDS encoding Fe-Mn family superoxide dismutase yields the protein MSYEAKDYSKLIGMQGFSEILLKNHFTLYQGYVTNTNKVIDTLKAMLNDGKTTTPEYAELKRRLGWEWNGARLHELYFENLGGDGVLPQNGKLAKLINENFGSFENWLKDFKATGTMRGIGWVVLYQDTLTGKLFNFWINEHDTGHPSGCNPLLIMDVFEHAFMIDYGLKRAEYIEAFFKNINWQEVEKRIK
- a CDS encoding 2-oxoacid:acceptor oxidoreductase family protein: MMDYTIKIGGEAGQGIQTVGDTLSHIFAHAGYHVFTHQDYESRIRGGHNFYQIRISDKPVTASRSKVDIIVALDKESIIEHEKELSPQAHVLYDSTFIKKKYDKPNFLDFPLFELAQTHGGSKIMANTVAVGAVIGMLGMNPEIMYEIVKKTFKKKGQQFNPLTMAIALNCSFVARAFAGDIDHLKYIIKEAVNHKGFAVVDILQPCVSFNKINTFEWYRQRIYKLEKDYDPTDRIRAFEKSLEWGDRIPLGVIYKTERLTTMLPVKIGFFIE